Below is a window of Deinococcus aerophilus DNA.
GCACGTTGTAGATCTGCCCATCGCCCATGGCGACCACCGGATAGACGGTGGAGGCAGAGGCGGCGAGAGCGGGGCTCGCGGCGAGGCTCAGGGCAGTCAGCAGGCTCAGGATAGAAGGGCGCATGGTGTTCTCCTCGTGGGCGGGGGCCGGGGTGGCCCGGGGGGTTCCGTCCTGTCCCAGAGGGTGCGCCCGCACGGCGCAGAACCGGTGCACGGTTCATGCACGAATGCCGCAGACGCTTCCTCAGGCGCGGGCCGCTGCCCCTCGCTGCCGGCGTCCAGCGGCCCCCACCTTTTCCCGTCTTTCCTGCCGCCCGCTCCGGTCTATCCGGTCGTCAGCAGCGTCCACCCCGTCCATGCCCGGCCCCCCCGTAGATGAGCATGACAAGCCGCCGCCGCCCCCAGGAGATCGGGCGGCGGCGCACCGTGGAGACGGTCAGTCCGGTCAGGGCCACGGCCAGATCCACCAGCGGCCCGCCAGACCCAGGATCAGGCCTGCAGCGCGTTTCTGCCGTTCGGTCACGCCGCTTCCGCGGTGTCCCCGCCGCTGGCCCGCGCGGCGAGTCGTCCCACCGTCAGGCCCTGCACGATGATGGAAAAGACCACCACCACGTAGGTCATGACCAGAAACAGGTCGCGTTCAGGGCCGGCGGGTACCGTGAAGGCCAGGGCCACACTGATCGCTCCGCGCAGCCCGCCCCAGACCATCAGGCGGCGGGTGTAGGGACTGAAGTCGCGCCGCCGTCCCAGCACCAGGACCGGCAACTGCACACTGATCGTGCGGATCAGCAGCACCAGCGGAATGGTGATCAGGCCCAGCAGCAGCGACTGCCCGCTGAAGCGCACCACCACGACCTCCAGCGCGAGCAGCGCGAACAGAAAGATGTTCAGCAGCTCATCGGCCAGGTGCCAGAAGCCCTCGTATCGCTCACGCGAGGACAGGCCCTCGGGGCGGCGGTCGGCCAGCGAGCCGATCAGCAGCCCGGCGGCCACGGCGGCCAGCGGCGCCGAGACATGCAGGTTGGCGGCCACAGCGGTGCAGGCCAGGACCACGCCCAGCGTGACCAGCACCTCCACCACGAAATCGCCAACCGAGCGCAGGGCCAGCCAGCCCACCCAGCCCAGCGTGAGTCCCAGCGCCAGCCCGCCCAGTGCCTCCTGGGCGAAGAAGAGCGCCACCCCGCCCACGTCCATCGCTGGTCCGTGGGC
It encodes the following:
- a CDS encoding cation:proton antiporter gives rise to the protein MQILELATLLVCVTAALAFVNARYWKLPASIGVTVGGLGVSLIIFGLVSLDVPFAREAVTLVRGIEFNDFVFEGVLSFLLFAGALGVNSHALWNLRGPVLTFALLSTAISIALVGGATYALLGLFGIEVSFVYCLLFGALISPTDPVAVLGMLKQAGVPKRIETLVAGESLFNDGVGVVAFAVLAGIAAAGGGEAHGPAMDVGGVALFFAQEALGGLALGLTLGWVGWLALRSVGDFVVEVLVTLGVVLACTAVAANLHVSAPLAAVAAGLLIGSLADRRPEGLSSRERYEGFWHLADELLNIFLFALLALEVVVVRFSGQSLLLGLITIPLVLLIRTISVQLPVLVLGRRRDFSPYTRRLMVWGGLRGAISVALAFTVPAGPERDLFLVMTYVVVVFSIIVQGLTVGRLAARASGGDTAEAA